AGAAGAAATGTGGATAGGGGCATTGAGAGTCATTCCACTGTTGATAATTCAGAGTCTTATGCGTCtagattttttcatgtttcatCGATTTTTGAAGATGGGTTTGAGAATTCATGTGGGTCTGGTGAGAAGAGTGTGATCCAGACATGGAATTCTCAGCACTTTCAAGGTGAATCCATGGTTGTGGTTACCAGTGGAAGCTCTGTTCTTGATAAAAGGGGCAAACCCAGatcttcaaattttgaaaatgggtGTGAAAACCTATTTGAGTCTGATAGGAAGAAGGTGATTCAAACATGGGATTCTCAGTACTTCAGGGGTGAAACCATGGTTGTAGTTGCTAAAGGAAGCTATGCCCTTGATCAATGGGGCAAACCTGAATCAAGCGTTGATGATAAACCACTGGGATTGCCCGTTCGGAACCTGAAATCGAGAATTAAAGACACTGATTCTACTGAATCTGTGAGCGGGAGTAGGTCTAAATCAAGCTCCAAGACTGGTTCTTCTAAGAGTTCAGGCAAAGTTAGAAATGGGAAATTTGGTAAGTTGGGCCCTCTGAAATTGGAGGAGCAGTTGAAGGACACTGTCGCCTTACCTTCACCTATACCATGGCGTTCAAGATCTGGAAGGATGGAAATGAGAGAAGAAGCAGATTCATTTCATAGTCATTCACATTCTATGCCTCCCTCATTTGAGGAACCTGAGTTTGAACAGCTGCAATCACGGTCTTTTCGGTCCTCAACTCCGTACTCATCTCAAGCTAGTTCTGTCTCTTCTTCACCTAGGAAGCTCTCTCCTTCCTCCTCTGCTTCTTCAGAATTGGGGAACTCGAAAATGGAAGAACTGGGGGGAAGGAAGAGTCCTTATGGGTCATCTACTGCAACTTCTCCATCACCACCAGGACAGATGAATGGTAAAGCTCCATTGGATATGTCAAGATCTCACCAATTTTTTAATGGCTCTGCTTCTGAGATGAATGCACAGAGAAGCTTTGAAGACGAGAGGAAGGAGCTGAGTAGGAGCAGAAGAGAGGATCAAGTGAACAGTAAAGAGTGGCAGCTGGGTTCTATGAAGTCTGCCATGAAACCTGGACCTCCCAATAAACATTTGTCAAGGGGAAGATCAGTTAGAACATTTAGAGCAAGTGAACTTACCTCAGAAGCAAGGAAAGTGGCAGAGAAGGGTGGAAACCGAATAGATGACAGTGTTGGGAAGACTTATATCAAAGCTGAAGAAGTACCCATGGAAAAATCTGACATGAAACCAAAAGTACTCGGTAATACATCTTATGTAACAAAGCCGCCATTCTCCAAATATCCAAAGGGAGAAATGCAAGAGTCAGAAGATTTGGAGGGTGAGGCTCACAACTTTCGAACAAGCTCAGATGAAGAAGTTGCATCCAACATTGTTGGTGAGGAAGAACCAGTCCCTCATGAGGTTGACAAGAAGGCTGGTGAGTTTATAGCCAAGTTCAAGGAGCAGATTAGGCTTCAGAAAATGGCATCGATTAGAGGGCACACATGGGAAAAACGTCTATAGGAACTCGTCTAGGTAAATTACAACCCTTTGCTGCCCCATTGGTGAATCCTAGGAGGACCGATATGAAGTTGAGATATGTTTCCACCAAATTTTTTTCGCTCTGCGTtatcttctacttttccttgTAACTTTGAATCCATAGTTGTGTTGCGGGTTTGTTGTTTGTGCATCCAACAAGACTATTGGAGAAGCATTGTGGCcatctcttcattttcttagtgaTGGCATTGTCACAGCTTCTATTTATTTTGCCTTGCATATTCATTTGAATTATGTTTCAGATAATTCATGGTGACCCTCATCATGGCATGATCTATATTTGCATATTTATACTTGGCAGAACATACAAGGATTTCCTCTTTGCGAATAAGCTAAACACGATATTTATGAGAGTACATAAATATCTCATTACATTGAAGACTTAAGCTTTTGTTTTTGTCAAATAGCATCTGCTGTATTAGTGttcaaaattatttcatgaTGGACCGTTGTTTTTCAAAAGTTATATTTGATGATGCCCTCCTTTTTATGCTCACATTCCATGGTATACATGTGTGCCTTCAAGTGTTGTAAAGAAGAAAAGGGATGGTTTCATTTTCAGGTGGTGTCCATCAGTCCCATATGCCTCTGAAATAGTTAGAATGACACATATAAGAAGGAAAATAACGGGTTTTGAAAGGAAATAGAAAGAGGCAAAATGGTCCAAAGAGGGGtcatacttttcttttattgttatgTATATTTTCTGTGTGAAAAAATGAACATATGGGCATCAACATCTCAATAAATCCTGATGTCTGCTCCAAGACTTCCCAATTCCTCACATTCCACACAGCTTCCAAGCTTTTTCCTCGACTCCTTCCCTTGCATGAACAGAGAAACAGGTGCAAATTGCAGGCAACAGCTGcctgaaaaacaaacaaaacccgCTACTGATTCAAGCCTGCTGATGTTCTGTTACCAACCATACAGTCCCTGCATGGTACTGAAGCCGTGGGAGTTATTGGCAAGAGTCGCCAGGAAAGCCAGATTCAGGTCTGCAGAGTTAATTAACCTTGACACCTGAGTCAGAGCTTTCAGCATATCCTTTAAGATCCCATTCGGTTGACACCTCTATGGAGTCATCATCAAAAGCTACTGCTTCTTGTTCCCagctttcttctctttctcaagGTGGTGTCAGCCTTCATGAATAGCCTGCATTTTGTGATCAACCAGAGGTGAGCTAGGAAAGAAAGTTTCATGAACTGGAATTATATTGGATTCCTATTCATTGAATTGGTACCATTCAAACTCATGGCAGCACAAGAATAAGAGTGACACTCACTCAGGAAACGATAATTGAAGCTGGAAATCTCATCAAACTGAATCTAGAAACCAAGGGTGCCCTTCTCCATCACCTGTCAAAGAGAATTAGCATAATCCCATCTACCCGAGCAGGAGATGCTCTAATTCTATCTGTTGATCAATCAATTAGCAACATATAAAGGGGCTGTCTTCCCCAAATGTTAAACCTAGTGGCTGTACATGTATAAGCAAAACCCCTGAAGGCATTCAGATGAGTAGCCAGATTCTGCATTGAACTACACTGACAGACTATCATGCTATGGGGAAAAGCACAAAAGAACCTGTTCAGGTTGAAAATTAAAGCATACCAGCTTCTGGGCAGAGGCTAAGAAATCTTTTTATAATGTAATAGCTTGGTAAATGAATCAAGGCTCTAAGATCTGGTGGATCCAAGGTAACAGAGAATAAACGTAGAAATGAAAAGAGCCCCAAAATGGAGCTTGGGCTGATCTTGTTGCCAAAAAGGAGCTGAACCCCCTGCTGTTTTAGCATCAGAGCCAACACCACTGCTCTGACAATGACCCACCATCTTATTCCACTACTGCAACAACAAATTCCACTATCTTATTCTCAAACACAATGGCCAACCATAGAAAGGCAAACAAAAACCCGagaattttcaattcaattcaacaCAATCTCTCCAAACCCTTCAATCCTATACCATAAAACTTAAAACCCATTAAAGAAATGATGACAAAAATGCAGTTTTGGTCATGAGTGAGAGTACCTGTGTGTGGAGATAATCTGAAAGATGAAGCTTCTTTCTCCCTTCCTTCCATATCAGTCGCTCTGTATCATATACATTACCAGAGGCAGATATGCAACGTGTTTAAATCTTccatttttaaagttttcaCACAATCCCATCAGAGGTGTGTTGTGAGCTGTCTTGTCCACTTCTAAGCACATCAAACCCAATAAGCCAACTACAATTTGGGAGGAGTCTTGGAAATTTCTAAGCACAAAACGTAGAGAAATATGTTGTTTACACTTACCAATTATCATCAAAATGGTGGTGTAAGGTGGTGTGATTTAGCCTAAGTTTTTTTCAAGCCCTCAAACCCACTAAATACATAACTTTTAGGTGAGACAGGGGCCCAACACTTGTATTGATTCAAACTTATCTGGCACAAAACTTATTTGCCAAAACAAAAGccacagagagagagagcagcAGAGAGGGAAGTGAGCTGAGATACACCTTCAGCCTTGTTTCCATATATACTCTCTTGTTCAAGATCAGAACTTCATTTTTCAGTCATTTCATTAATGGGTTTGCAATTTTGATTTTGGATTAAGGGGTTGGCGGGATTGCATTGAAGTGTACGATTGAAGGGTTTGATAGGTTCAGTATTGGTGGGATTGTGTAGAGGAGTAGAGGATTGAGGAGTTTGGTGGGGTTGTGTTGAAGGGTTAGGTAGGATTGGATAGCACTGAAAGTTGCTTGGGTTTTTGTGAGTTTCCTTTTCACTATTTTAGGGGTATTGTATCGGAACTGGAGAGGGAAGGGAAAAACTTTTGTGTGGATTTACAGGAGGGAGATGAATGCTGAGAAATTGGAGGACTGGGAGTTGGAAATGTGGGATGAGGAATTGTGTTGTGACCCTTCTCAGAGCAGCGGTGTCGGTTCAAATGCCAAAAGGGCTTTGGTAGGAGCAGGAGCTCGCGCTCTTTTTTACCCGACATTGCTGTATAATGTTGTTAGGAACAAGATTCAGCCTGAGTTTCATTGGTGGGATAGGGTTGATGAGGTGAACTCTTACAAATCCCTTTTTTCTATACTTGAATTGTCTGGCTTTCTTCCTCTTGTTTTTCCAGTTTCTGTATTCATTTGAGAATGGTTTGAGGCTGATTTTCAGAGAAAAACGAAACTGACTGTTTCAAAAATGCTTTctttttgagaaagaaaaacaaccgAAAACTTCTTGTGTTTGGACCTTCTTAATGGTCACCAGAAACAATGCTTTAACGTTTCtgaaaatggttttcaaataaaaatgtttcTCATTTTCACTATTAAAGAGCCTCTatcttttctttccctcaataATCAATCCCAATTTTGTCTTGAGGTTTGGTTTTAGAAGCTGCCATCCAATTCAAAAGCACAATAACAAGTAGGTTTTATTCTTCATCTGAATGTTCCTACCTTTAGTTTTCCTTTCAAACTATTAGTTTTTTGGATTTTCTGGCAATCATTGTAAGCACACTCAAATCTGCCCTTCATGGTTGCTTAGGCATTTCATTCTTATAGTATTTTGATCTTTTTCAGGAATAATGTGAAAGTAAGAAATTTCCTTATGCTGAGTCAAGCATTTCTTCAGTACCATGCTAACTTGTGAGTCAACAGTTTATATTGTTAGGTGCCGTGCCTTTTGCTGCTGATGTTCCTCGCCTAAAGAAACTTGGGGTTGGTGGAGTAGTAACTTTAAACGAGTCTTATGAAACTTTGGTCCCGACATTGCTCTATCATGTGAGTATGCTTGGTTGTTCATTCATCAGTCTTTATCTTTTCtgatatgattaattaattcatagtTGTTGTTACCTTATCTTCTTCCAATGTCACAACAAAAATGTTTAAATGAATAGTTAATAAGGACAAAAATTTAATTGTACTACATTTTTTAATGCCATTGTTTATTATCTGTATAGGCTCACAGCATTGACCATTTGGTGATTCCCACAAGAGATTATCTCTTTGCTCCATCACTCAATGATACTCGCCGAGCTGTAGACTTCATCTATAGTGAGTAttctaagaaaattttctaCTCACTTGTCAATATTTGCTCTTAGAGTACTATGCATGACTCGGGTTATAGAGGATAGCCTCCTAAATGAGTTTCAGCCTCTAGGACCTTGTATACATCGACCATGATTATATATGTCATGCGCTTTAGTTCCTCTACAATCTCTGCATCTTCACTATATCAACCTACAGATAGATTCTGCCTCTATTTCACCAGAAAGTCCAAAGAGCAGCGTTTTTAAATGCCCAATGAATTCTATCAGAAGTTAATGAAGTCCTTGGGCATACAACTACATTGTGGTGGATTAAATCTTCAGTCTTCCAGTatgtttatttttgaaaaatattttaatttatcttctTTTGTTACTGGGCTTTGTGAAGGTAATGCATCTCTTGGGAGAACGACATATGTTCATTGCAAGGCTGGTCGGGGCCGCAGCACAACCATTGTTCTCTGTTACCTGGTATGCATCCTAGCTGTGATCCCTATTTGAAAGTTGATTATTACCTTATACAGATACCGCCTTCATCTGAGATTTTCCCCACATTCTTAACAGGTGGAACACAAACAGATGACACCTGATGCTGCATACAACTATGTGAAATCCATCAGGCCAAGGGTGGTCTTAGCCTCGGCTCAGTGGAAGGTGCCTTCTGGTTTTCAACCTCAAGAAGTTCTTTTGCTTCTAATCAtgtttttttctcattcatatatctttttcctttgtgATTTTGAGAACCTATCGATGCTAAGTATGGTATACACAATCCTGCAAATAATATCATCCATTTACAATCTATGCCTGGAacagtttcttcttctttttcttcttcttcttcttcttcttcttcttcttcttggcaaCTGATGGTTTATTGCCAGAttcctttgatgttttctaACTGGGATCACTCTCATTCTTGTGCTACCTTGAATTGCAATTCGATCTGATACAATCCCAAGTGGGTAACTTTTTCTTTCCGAGCTCACTTCTGGTTGATTACAAAATGCAGGCTGTTCATGACTACTATCTGCAGAAAGTGAAGAAAACTAAAAGTTCTGGCTGCATTAACAGAGTCAGAAAGTCTCCATTCTTCCCATCAAAACAATATGCTGCAGCCTTTGATGATGACTCCATTGACATAGTAACAGAGTCAGATCTTGATGGATATGAGTCATATGGCACAGGCTGTGACTCTATAATCATGGTAACACAATCAGAGCTTGATGGATACGACTCAAGCTGTAACTCCAGTACAGTGACCCAAATCTTACTTCCATGTTTCTGAGTGAAGCTGTTGCTTCCAGGAACTAACACCCTTGGCTTTGGTACAATGCAGGGCAGGAGACGGCAAGGAAGAAGCTCGGAAGTGCAGTGGCTGAAATCGAGGTTTTTTGAGAGCTGGATGCCTATTGAGAGTGTTCTTCATTTGAATTCACATCAATGGATGTTGAAAGTGCCTTCAGAGCAAATAATGATGTTTCATGAGAAGAGTCTAATAAGTAGTTATGGCATTTCAAGAGTCTAATAATGGTCCTAGCAGACCTTTGTTGAAGGGGAATGAGATATTAAGGATGAGAATGGAAAGAAGTGAGTGAGATTTGGTAGTTGGAGTTCAAATCTCCAATTATTATGGGAAGAGGGGGAGAGTAAGGTTTAGAGAGGGCATAAAGACTATGTAGGCTTGAAAGAGTGAGAAAAAGCACAAAAGGCTAAAAATTGCAAACTGGGTCGTTCGACTGCTAGGCTCTTAGCCTAGCAAACTTAGTGTTTGCTTGACTAGCCTAGTGGGCAGCCTAGTGAGTTAGCTTTtctcatgtttttgttttttcatagtttttgaAGGGGAATCAAAGGAGTATCAAGTCATTTTCCTTCTAAGGTTTTTGACCCTTCCAAAGTGTTATGTTTAAgtcatcttttattttgtttcgtTCCAAAACTTGCACAAACTGATCAAAACATGTCATTAATAAAACATGACAAATGGATTGTCTCATGCGTGCAATGTCATGAGCTTGAATGatttaaatatgataataatgagaaaattttcactAATTACTCCTCCTTGAATGATCTTCTCTGTAAATGGTGTCGTGATAATCTTGTGGATGACATGTAAGGCTGTTGGCTCAATGGTTCCTCCCAAAGCCAAGGTGGTACCTCCTTCATTGAGGCCCTATCTCCCGCAAAAGTCTCCCTTCATGGTAGGAAATGGGCGTTAGCCATGtacctctttcttttttattctgtAGAGTGTCTATTTAAGTCTTGCTCCTTATCCCATTGTTCATTTTATTGTACACTCCTCCTTGATGGTTGCAATATGGGTTGTTGAATGACATCATCTTATGGGCGCCTTCAATTTGTGCAAATATTGCAATGTGAATAATGTTTTAGGCTTGGAAAATTTTATGGTGCCTCCGGAGGTATCATGCCTCCATTTTATTTGAGTCGTTGGATGGAAAAGATTTCATCTCAGTCAtctaaatgataaattaaaaaaagaaaaaaaaaatccttcgaTTGAAATTGGTTACCGACTCTTACCAATTTGTTACATCTCCTTGGTCACTATGGACAAGTGGAAACCATCGTAGGATGGCATGTGTATCTTCCTCTATAAGAAACAACATGACTAATTAGAAAGGGGATGATGACTAATGAGTCATCGTGTTAAAGGAGAGGGCAATTTATAAGAATGTCAATAAAAATAGCATAATTAATCACATAAAGAACTTGATAGCAAAGGGAATGATGTGTATTTTATCAATATCCATgcctaaattaaaattagatgtaatagtattcaatttttaataactttgtgtttgtttggatacatattttatttcctgttattaaaataaaaattattagtaattatataagatataagaaATCTTAGAGgttatcattaaaataaaataataattttaaaatatatttaaaaaaattgacgtatcaaaaaaattatctaagTGAGTACTTTcctattacttttaatttttttaattagtccaaaccaataattaatttgtgaaatatGTCGTTTAtgtagttatttttataaaatatttttcatttaaaagtaatattttctcTATTACATGTCTACTCAAATAATTGAATGCATGTATAAAATATAAGTCTTCTTTGtctattgtttttaagaattattttctatttttcaaaataaaaaaaccaaaaaccataTTTGGTAATAAGAAGactatttctttttaaacaaaAGACCGgacatttttagaaaatattttttaattgttttgtagaatgattaaaaataaaatagtattcataatttttttaaaaatatatatatatatttaaaaatattaaaaatatgttaaaaatgttttgtgttttcaaacaaatttttattctacaaaatattagagaataatttttaaaaattattctcaaaaaccatttttttagaattgttttaaaaaataggtatttccattttgtttttccctcaaaattttatCTCCAAGTAAAAGACAGAAATACCCCTGTCTTCAGCGATGCGGATAACAGAGAGTGAAAAGCGCAGCGAGGAGCAGTTTGGTTGTCAGGAAAACAGaaggattttttctttttgctgaaAGTTTGAAGAAACCATGCTTTGGTTGTCAACGCATCCTCTTCTACCCCAGCCTTATATTCCATgtaaaactctctctctctctccctctcttttctctttaGAATGCTATCATATATTTTGGATTCTTTTTTTCAGTAATATGTTCTGGGTATTGTTTGGGTGCCTGGAAACTAAGGAAAATGTAGAAGAAAACAGAATTATGAAATCTTATGTTTAAGTCGTTCCAGTTTTAAAACACGAAAAGAAGTGAAGCTCATCTCTACTAAGCCAAACAGTTGTATTGGGGGCTCAGTTGAGTGAAGGGTTTTGTCCTCTACTGCTCCAAGGGAAGAATATGATTCGACGTTTtcaatttcttctcttttctcccattttctcgGCATCCAAACAAAGCATTGGGAAGAATTGAATCTGGGAAATTGTTCTAGAGAACTGCTACTGTCTTGTTTGCAACAAtacaaaattgaaaaccttttcATTTATATCTATCCCAGTTATTGTGCATCGTTGATGTGGAAGTACTTCAGGAATATAGCATACTAGGTATACAATCCAATATGGATTATTCATCAAAGGGCCCTTTTCCcagatttcattttattaaactattgaactaccaattttcttGATTTGGGTTTACAATATATATCATGCATTCTATCACCGTCTCTCTAATGTGTACCCTCTATTTTTGGGCTTACACGCGGACTTAATATATTGGGGAAATAAACATACGGTGGTGAGGTTCAAACACTGaacaaggctctgataccatattgaactatcaatttccttaaaagcttaaacttataGGATTTGGattcacaatgtatatcatgtacTCTGAGCTGTGTGATGTTTATCCTGTGTGGAGATAACTTACCTTAAGGTCATGTTTGGAATGCTGGAATGGAGAATGAGAGTGGAAAATCAATTCCATATGTTATTCATTCACGTGTTTGTATTGTTTTTGATAATGGGAATAGGAATAACAAATTCATTGTTGTAAAAATCAAATCCTACTCTCACTAGTTCCTTGATTCCTCTCTTTGTACATTGTTTTATGATTCCCCTCCCATCCCATCATATTCTATCCCTATTCTGACATGCCAAACACACCTTAGGAGTTATTATGTGCCTGCATTATTTGCACGCATTCGCCAGTGCTCTATTTGGTGTCTGAGAAGATGGAGTAAGAGAAAACCATATGGGAATCTTGTCTCCTTCATCTTCTTGGTGATTGTTCTCCCTTCTTCTAACccaaaattggaaaaaaaaagtcaggAAACAAAATGGGGATGATTTTTAGTTCAGATCTTTactccctttttttttacatatgcATTTATGCTTTTACTTGCAGACAGATATCTTTCAGCTTGTCCCACAGTTGGAAGCTTTTTTTCTCTGAAGAAGCCTATATTGCATTGCCGCTCAAGCTACAACCTGAAAGATTACAGGTAAAACTTTGATGAATTCATTAACATGTCTTTATCGGTTTAATGTCCTGCAAATTTTTTAGATTGCATACTGTTGCTTATGACCATCTTCTCATGTATGGGTAGAGAACAGAAAGGATGTGTATTGCCTTATGAGGAGAATTTGAGGCGGAGGCTTCTCATCTTCTTTTTGGTCTCATCAGGCTGTTTTCCAACTTTATCTTCTTCTGCAAAGACAAAGAGTAAGAACCCATATGACGAAAAACGGTTACTACAGCAAAACAAGCGaatacaaaaggaaaataatgcaCCTGAAGACTTCCCAAATTTTGTTCGAGAAGGTTTGTCTTGCCTCTTTGCAACTTTACTAAAAGTTC
The sequence above is drawn from the Vitis riparia cultivar Riparia Gloire de Montpellier isolate 1030 chromosome 15, EGFV_Vit.rip_1.0, whole genome shotgun sequence genome and encodes:
- the LOC117932428 gene encoding putative dual specificity protein phosphatase DSP8 isoform X2, with translation MNAEKLEDWELEMWDEELCCDPSQSSGVGSNAKRALVGAGARALFYPTLLYNVVRNKIQPEFHWWDRVDEFILLGAVPFAADVPRLKKLGVGGVVTLNESYETLVPTLLYHAHSIDHLVIPTRDYLFAPSLNDTRRAVDFIYSNASLGRTTYVHCKAGRGRSTTIVLCYLVEHKQMTPDAAYNYVKSIRPRVVLASAQWKAVHDYYLQKVKKTKSSGCINRVRKSPFFPSKQYAAAFDDDSIDIVTESDLDGYESYGTGCDSIIMVTQSELDGYDSSCNSRQETARKKLGSAVAEIEVF
- the LOC117931931 gene encoding uncharacterized protein LOC117931931, which gives rise to MAVSELSLPVRPNRTPSKSCTHFLCKSLIFALFLVVIPLFPSQAPEYINHTLITKFWELLHLLFIGIAVSYGVFSRRNVDRGIESHSTVDNSESYASRFFHVSSIFEDGFENSCGSGEKSVIQTWNSQHFQGESMVVVTSGSSVLDKRGKPRSSNFENGCENLFESDRKKVIQTWDSQYFRGETMVVVAKGSYALDQWGKPESSVDDKPLGLPVRNLKSRIKDTDSTESVSGSRSKSSSKTGSSKSSGKVRNGKFGKLGPLKLEEQLKDTVALPSPIPWRSRSGRMEMREEADSFHSHSHSMPPSFEEPEFEQLQSRSFRSSTPYSSQASSVSSSPRKLSPSSSASSELGNSKMEELGGRKSPYGSSTATSPSPPGQMNGKAPLDMSRSHQFFNGSASEMNAQRSFEDERKELSRSRREDQVNSKEWQLGSMKSAMKPGPPNKHLSRGRSVRTFRASELTSEARKVAEKGGNRIDDSVGKTYIKAEEVPMEKSDMKPKVLGNTSYVTKPPFSKYPKGEMQESEDLEGEAHNFRTSSDEEVASNIVGEEEPVPHEVDKKAGEFIAKFKEQIRLQKMASIRGHTWEKRL
- the LOC117932428 gene encoding putative dual specificity protein phosphatase DSP8 isoform X1 — encoded protein: MNAEKLEDWELEMWDEELCCDPSQSSGVGSNAKRALVGAGARALFYPTLLYNVVRNKIQPEFHWWDRVDEFILLGAVPFAADVPRLKKLGVGGVVTLNESYETLVPTLLYHAHSIDHLVIPTRDYLFAPSLNDTRRAVDFIYSNASLGRTTYVHCKAGRGRSTTIVLCYLVEHKQMTPDAAYNYVKSIRPRVVLASAQWKAVHDYYLQKVKKTKSSGCINRVRKSPFFPSKQYAAAFDDDSIDIVTESDLDGYESYGTGCDSIIMGRRRQGRSSEVQWLKSRFFESWMPIESVLHLNSHQWMLKVPSEQIMMFHEKSLISSYGISRV
- the LOC117932428 gene encoding putative dual specificity protein phosphatase DSP8 isoform X3; the encoded protein is MNAEKLEDWELEMWDEELCCDPSQSSGVGSNAKRALVGAGARALFYPTLLYNVVRNKIQPEFHWWDRVDEFILLGAVPFAADVPRLKKLGVGGVVTLNESYETLVPTLLYHAHSIDHLVIPTRDYLFAPSLNDTRRAVDFIYSNASLGRTTYVHCKAGRGRSTTIVLCYLVEHKQMTPDAAYNYVKSIRPRVVLASAQWKAVHDYYLQKVKKTKSSGCINRVRKSPFFPSKQYAAAFDDDSIDIVTESDLDGYESYGTGCDSIIMVTQSELDGYDSSWQETARKKLGSAVAEIEVF